AGAGTTCGCCCTGTGTCTGTTCCTATACTAAactatcattaaaaaaatacaattttgtgTAAAGCTTAAACAGAGTAACTTTGTAAACTATTTAGTAGCCTATTCCATCTACAAAAAAATGGTCATATATAGTCGGTGGCGTATGCAAAATTTTTAGTAAGCAGTGTtgatatttatagaaaaaaggaTTAAAAAGTTGAGTATCACATTTATTTGTATGATATATCCTTGATTAGTTTAGTTTTAACCTAGAAGAGCCCTTGGGTTCAATACCACTTTAACCACAACTTTAAGataatcaattttaatttagaaGTTTTTGGCTAAATACATACGGAAACATCTAACGTTGGCACGAATTTTACTTAGATTATTGAggatataattaaataataaaaatgtgtTCTCTTTAATATTTACTTTTAGATGAGATAGTCACACACTTCAACATGATATAAGAGCAGAAGTCCTGAGATCGAATGTCACTGCCACCCAAATTAGAAAGAATCTCTACATGTTTGGCTCATGAAAAAGAATCAGGCTCGCATGTGAAGGTGCATATTGAGAATACAATTAAACTTAACATTTCAGATGAGATGGTCATATACTTCAATttaaataccttcactaagacATGTTTCAATTGAACACtcaatttattcaaaaaattgtCTTATTAGACAATATTTTGAcaatcctttttttaaaaaaaagtgaaaaaatctttaaataaacaaaataaaaaatgacattctcaaataagaaaaaagaaaacctTAAAACAAAGCTTAAAAGTTCACAACTTCTGAAAAAGAAACAAAGTTAATTTCCTAATCATGAAACTTTTAATTACTCATTTATATCGAcaaaatcattttcttatttctgCTAGTGATTCaaacaaaaattcatttttggAGTGCAACAAAAGTTGATATTCTCAAGGTATTTGCATATATTATGAAAAATCCATTTTCCTACGATTAATATCTTCTTTCGACtttaaaacatatataagataaaatatgATATACTTCTCAATTAACCTTCTTTAAGGTACATAGGCATGCCTTACACATGGAGCTGTCAAATCAGATTAGCCCAATTCAAGGCCGATAGCCATAAAAATTGATGAGTTAGGATGAACTGACTCTTCATTTTAAAGGACCTTGAAATAATCCGCCCAATCCAACCctaaaaggtagtttgagacgAGCTAATTCTTCATTCTTTTCAACCTTTTTAATAAGAAAATTTCCTCTCAGTCGATATTTGAACATGTAGGTATGGcaatttgttaatttttttaacatgATTATATAAAAGTATATAATTTATTACAACTTGTAATATATTTAACATCAACACATCGTCAAACATATTTGAATCCGTTGATAAAATAGTCTTATTTAAGATCCTTAATCTTCATCTACATCCATATGACAATTTAATTAGTTAAACATTATCAAATACTaactaatataaaaaattattaatattttaaatacagTCAAAAACATCTCACTTTGAATTTAGGTAAAGTCATACAACCAATTTTAAATAACAAGTGTTTTTACATTTTTATAATGAATGCAATTTTTATACTAGGTGATTAGAAATTTAACACTAATCACTATTCCTAATTTTCTCCTTTATTTCacaattttcttttcaattttatgTTTAAAGTCAATCGCAATAATGAATATAACTTCTATACTTGGTAATTAAGATCCAATACTCAATGAGTAAAACATTGTGTACTAAATTAAGACTTATTAAGTAATCACTATTCTTAGTTTTTACTTCTTTTGTCACAATCTTCTTTAGGCCTCAAGAGCCAGGAGGCTAAGTTGGGCTGAGTTTATCAGCCCCACTTTTAAATGGGGCTTAAATAACTTAACCCAACCCTACCCCGATAGCAAGCTAGGCTGGGTTGGCCCGGAGGGTCAAGCCCATCTTGACGGCTCTACTTACACACAATGAAGATAATCAGAAGCACACCTTAGTTTCATCGCACTAGTTTTGTCAAGAAACAAGATTTCAGGCTCCACACAACACGACTAATCTTGTCCATGATGTTCACCGCTAATGCagcaattttttttccaaaataattAGGACAAAGTTCGGTATAAACAGATATATATTTCTATAACTTCTATTAGCTTTTACTATTTGCATTATTGCAGGCAAGCTGAGAAAAATGAGCTTTGTGTGTCAATGCCTCCAAGTAATGTGTGCGCGACCAACCTGATTCTCCACTCCCACGTCACCTGCCAACTCAATCACGCAAGGTTTCCTGTCTAAACAACTGTGGAGCCCCGAAGAACTCAGCAGCTTTCACCTGGAATTGTCGTCATAAAACAAACAGGCATTAATGCAAACGAAAAGATGTAATCTAACAATAGTTTTCGGACCTCATGTTAGTAAAAGGAAGAAGGAAAGACGAGGAAATCTGTCCCACAattcaaatcaattttttagACAAAATGATTCCATGCGTATCTTAAATTAAAAGCAAACCAGTTGCATTTTTTCAAGCTTATATCAGCAGCTATTAGTAGCAAATTTGTGGAAAGGATTCTTCTTAATCAAATACCCGCTCCATTAACTGATTGTTTTCTCCATGTTTGTCTCTATTGCGATAAAGAAGAAACTTTTATTTCGTGAGTTTACCTGTGCTATGATATAAAAATAAACCTCCAGATAAGCATACTATTGTATTGAGAAGTTGGTTGAGAAACACTAACCTGTTGGTTTCTGGACATCCTGTTTTCGAGGATTTCATCCTTCACCAATCAGAAAGCAGTGTTCAGACAGTCATGATCAAGCTTCCTTCTAGAAAGGCAAATCGATCATATTTCCTCACAGCGATCCTTGAGTTATTACCACAATTTGAGCATCATTGTAACTTTGATCATCTCAAGCACGTCTGCTAGTCACACATGATTTTTCTAATTCATTGTTTCTCCCACAAGTACTCAACAAGCCGAACAAATCCCAGAAGCACATTTATATCCCGAATGTTCTGTTATACAGTTCGCCTGAATTGGGCATGTGAAACTTTGGTTCCTCATATCCATTGAAGAACTTGTTATAGCCCAGCCTTTCACTTCGGAGGAGTTCAGCCATGCCCAAGTCATTTCCGCTTGGGACCCCATTCCAGCCATCCCACTGACCATTTGACATCACAGAGTTCCTGCCCTGGGGAAGATTGAGTTGTGAAAATGGGGAAAGATTGTTGGCCAGAGTTTGCTCCACAACCCTCGAAGAAATTCCATAAGCATCATTGAAAAAGTTGTCCCCATTATCAGTGAATCTCTGATTCTGATGCAGAGAGAGAGATCTTTGCATGAGTAACTGAAATCTTGCCTCATTTTCAAAAGCACTTGGCTGTGGAGGAAACCTTGGAGACATGTCTAGACTTGAGACATTAAGGCCATTTTGAACCCTGCCTTTGCCAACTGCCAAAATTGCAGGATCCATAAACTCAATGTCCCCGTTGTTGACATTCCCAATTGTTGGAGCCTGATATTCATTGCGCAATAAGGAGGAGGTATCAAGCATGTGAGTACCTGCATAATAACTGATTTGAGATACACATCCAAGATTATGTCCAACAAAGTAGAGAAACCAAACCAACAGTTTAAAATTACTGACCAGAGAGAGAAGCAAAATTATGTTCCATTTTCTCATATGCAAAGCCTGGGGGTGGGGCCCTATTTGGTGCTGAAAACCCTGGAGGCGCAGTCATCTGAGATCTCGACACTAGAGAATTCACCAGAAAATCAGTAAGTCAGGCACTTCAAACCTTTTGTTCCTTGTGGATAATTGCACTCAAACTAAATCTGAAACACTAAAAGGTGCAGATAGATAAGGGGGatagaattaaaaaaaggtGCAGATAGATAAGGGGGATAGAATTAAAAAGAACAAGTGATGCACTAACCTAATTGCTTATTAGAGGAGAGGTGAGAATAATTGTCGGCAAAACCATTAGATTCCTGATTATTAAATAGAGAGAAACCATTGCGAGTACCAAAACCATCAAGCTGATAGCTTCTGCTATTTTGAAAATCTTGATCAAGAGGGCGATGACTATAGCTTCTGTCAATGTAACTTGAAGATGGTCGAGAATCAGCTGATggattcatgggttcttcctcCCTTGCAAAAGAGAACCTTGATTGATTGCTGCTCTGTACTTTTCTTGAGTTTGATACTCTAGACCCTTGTTGGTTATCAGTTTCTCCCAACAACTTAACCAAGTTCTGAGAGGCTAATGACTCATTCCATGGGTCAAAATCCATAGACAAAATATTAGATATTATTTTGTTCTCTCCCCTATTTGCAGtagtactatgatctgcagtaGCAGTTTGACCTTCAAACCTATCCATGTGCATCCTCGTACCTTCATTAGACAAATAATAAGTGTCATCAGTGCTTCCCAAATATTTACCCGCACAACTGAATACATTTTCAGGGTATCCATTAGGAAGTTCTCCAATACTAGAAGGATGTAATACTGAATCAGCTCTTTGGTCAAAAGTTTGTATGTTGGTTCTAATAGGTCCAACCCCATTGGCAAACTGCGAAGAATAACCTTTAAGCTGCCCAGAAGAGTGTAAAGAGATGGAAGGACTTGATGAGTAGCTTTTCTCTAAAATTACTTCAGGATCCTTATGTCTCTGTGCATTGAAAGATCGCAAATCATCCTCCATTTCAGGAGTTGTGTCTTGTATTCCTTGAGACTGTGTTTCCAGTCTCAAATCAGACGTTTGTCTTGAGATAAAAATATCATCTGCAGAAATCACAGATTTCCCATTCGTCTGAGAAGGCGACGGCTCCCTTGATTTCTCATTGGTGGCATGTGACTTTTGCTGTTTATCAAtgctaaatgatgaaatatctGAGCATACATTCTTCTCAACATCTGTATCAGGATCATAGGTATCTTTTGGTAAACTAGGTCCATTAGACATCAAAGGAAGATCAAAGGTACTTGTAGCACTGGATGATGTGATCAAATGTATATCTTTGTCCTTCAAAGACGGGATGTTATGTAACTGACTGTTCATAAAATAAGAAACACGATGTATGGCGATAGCAGGTTTCTCAGAACTATAAGTTGCATCATCTGCTCCTACAGGCAGTTTAACAGGTTCTAACGTGTCTATTTCACCTTTCTCTTGACTAATGCCACTTTCTTTGCTATGAATAGCTTTCTTTCCTGCTTCAGCAGGCAATGACAAGACCTGACTATTATTTGCAACAGCATTGGAGCATGTAAGTGGGCTACATATTTCAGCCTTCTGTTTAAGAGGTCCACTAGAACTTGGTGCACTGGCAGGCGGCAGGCCATTAGAACTTGTTGCACTGGGAGGCAGCAGTGCATTAGAACTTGCACTGGCTAGTGGCAGATGGTTATTTAATGCACGCGTTCccctacaaaaaaataaaaaatattata
This region of Solanum dulcamara chromosome 9, daSolDulc1.2, whole genome shotgun sequence genomic DNA includes:
- the LOC129904063 gene encoding uncharacterized protein LOC129904063 isoform X4, whose translation is MEMAEKDETEGRCPACRSPYNKEKIVGTAATCEKMVSSEKKLTSRKGKSKTADSRKQLSSVRVVQRNLVYIVGLPLSLADEDQLLQRKEYFAQYGKVLKVSMSRTAAGTIQQFTNNTCSVYITYSKEEEAVRCIQAVHGFILDGRPLRACFGTTKYCHAWLRSVPCTNPDCLYLHEIGSQEDSFTKDEVISAYTRSRVQQITGAVTSMQRRSGSVLPPPADDYCNNSSASAGRPFSKTATNNSATNARGSPPNSSPGRSAALPAGALWGTRALNNHLPLASASSNALLPPSATSSNGLPPASAPSSSGPLKQKAEICSPLTCSNAVANNSQVLSLPAEAGKKAIHSKESGISQEKGEIDTLEPVKLPVGADDATYSSEKPAIAIHRVSYFMNSQLHNIPSLKDKDIHLITSSSATSTFDLPLMSNGPSLPKDTYDPDTDVEKNVCSDISSFSIDKQQKSHATNEKSREPSPSQTNGKSVISADDIFISRQTSDLRLETQSQGIQDTTPEMEDDLRSFNAQRHKDPEVILEKSYSSSPSISLHSSGQLKGYSSQFANGVGPIRTNIQTFDQRADSVLHPSSIGELPNGYPENVFSCAGKYLGSTDDTYYLSNEGTRMHMDRFEGQTATADHSTTANRGENKIISNILSMDFDPWNESLASQNLVKLLGETDNQQGSRVSNSRKVQSSNQSRFSFAREEEPMNPSADSRPSSSYIDRSYSHRPLDQDFQNSRSYQLDGFGTRNGFSLFNNQESNGFADNYSHLSSNKQLVSRSQMTAPPGFSAPNRAPPPGFAYEKMEHNFASLSGTHMLDTSSLLRNEYQAPTIGNVNNGDIEFMDPAILAVGKGRVQNGLNVSSLDMSPRFPPQPSAFENEARFQLLMQRSLSLHQNQRFTDNGDNFFNDAYGISSRVVEQTLANNLSPFSQLNLPQGRNSVMSNGQWDGWNGVPSGNDLGMAELLRSERLGYNKFFNGYEEPKFHMPNSGELYNRTFGI
- the LOC129904063 gene encoding uncharacterized protein LOC129904063 isoform X6, encoding MSDQGEKTCPLCAEEMDMTDQQLRPCKCGYQVCVWCWHHIMEMAEKDETEGRCPACRSPYNKEKIVGTAATCEKMVSSEKKLTSRKGKSKTADSRKQLSSVRVVQRNLVYIVGLPLSLADEDLLQRKEYFAQYGKVLKVSMSRTAAGTIQQFTNNTCSVYITYSKEEEAVRCIQAVHGFILDGRPLRACFGTTKYCHAWLRSVPCTNPDCLYLHEIGSQEDSFTKDEVISAYTRSRVQQITGAVTSMQRRSGSVLPPPADDYCNNSSASAGRPFSKTATNNSATNARGSPPNSSPGRSAALPAGALWGTRALNNHLPLASASSNALLPPSATSSNGLPPASAPSSSGPLKQKAEICSPLTCSNAVANNSQVLSLPAEAGKKAIHSKESGISQEKGEIDTLEPVKLPVGADDATYSSEKPAIAIHRVSYFMNSQLHNIPSLKDKDIHLITSSSATSTFDLPLMSNGPSLPKDTYDPDTDVEKNVCSDISSFSIDKQQKSHATNEKSREPSPSQTNGKSVISADDIFISRQTSDLRLETQSQGIQDTTPEMEDDLRSFNAQRHKDPEVILEKSYSSSPSISLHSSGQLKGYSSQFANGVGPIRTNIQTFDQRADSVLHPSSIGELPNGYPENVFSCAGKYLGSTDDTYYLSNEGTRMHMDRFEGQTATADHSTTANRGENKIISNILSMDFDPWNESLASQNLVKLLGETDNQQGSRVSNSRKVQSSNQSRFSFAREEEPMNPSADSRPSSSYIDRSYSHRPLDQDFQNSRSYQLDGFGTRNGFSLFNNQESNGFADNYSHLSSNKQLVSRSQMTAPPGFSAPNRAPPPGFAYEKMEHNFASLSGTHMLDTSSLLRNEYQAPTIGNVNNGDIEFMDPAILAVGKGRVQNGLNVSSLDMSPRFPPQPSAFENEARFQLLMQRSLSLHQNQRFTDNGDNFFNDAYGISSRVVEQTLANNLSPFSQLNLPQGRNSVMSNGQWDGWNGVPSGNDLGMAELLRSERLGYNKFFNGYEEPKFHMPNSGELYNRTFGI
- the LOC129904063 gene encoding uncharacterized protein LOC129904063 isoform X5, which encodes MSDQGEKTCPLCAEEMDMTDQQLRPCKCGYQVCVWCWHHIMEMAEKDETEGRCPACRSPYNKEKIVGTAATCEKMVSSEKKLTSRKGKSKTADSRKQLSSVRVVQRNLVYIVGLPLSLADEDQLLQRKEYFAQYGKVLKVSMSRTAAGTIQQFTNNTCSVYITYSKEEEAVRCIQAVHGFILDGRPLRACFGTTKYCHAWLRSVPCTNPDCLYLHEIGSQEDSFTKDEVISAYTRSRVQQITGAVTSMQRRSGSVLPPPADDYCNNSSASAGRPFSKTATNNSATNARGSPPNSSPGRSAALPAGALWGTRALNNHLPLASASSNALLPPSATSSNGLPPASAPSSSGPLKQKAEICSPLTCSNAVANNSQVLSLPAEAGKKAIHSKESGISQEKGEIDTLEPVKLPVGADDATYSSEKPAIAIHRVSYFMNSQLHNIPSLKDKDIHLITSSSATSTFDLPLMSNGPSLPKDTYDPDTDVEKNVCSDISSFSIDKQQKSHATNEKSREPSPSQTNGKSVISADDIFISRQTSDLRLETQSQGIQDTTPEMEDDLRSFNAQRHKDPEVILEKSYSSSPSISLHSSGQLKGYSSQFANGVGPIRTNIQTFDQRADSVLHPSSIGELPNGYPENVFSCAGKYLGSTDDTYYLSNEGTRMHMDRFEGQTATADHSTTANRGENKIISNILSMDFDPWNESLASQNLVKLLGETDNQQGSRVSNSRKVQSSNQSRFSFAREEEPMNPSADSRPSSSYIDRSYSHRPLDQDFQNSRSYQLDGFGTRNGFSLFNNQESNGFADNYSHLSSNKQLVSRSQMTAPPGFSAPNRAPPPGFAYEKMEHNFASLSGTHMLDTSSLLRNEYQAPTIGNVNNGDIEFMDPAILAVGKGRVQNGLNVSSLDMSPRFPPQPSAFENEARFQLLMQRSLSLHQNQRFTDNGDNFFNDAYGISSRVVEQTLANNLSPFSQLNLPQGRNSVMSNGQWDGWNGVPSGNDLGMAELLRSERLGYNKFFNGYEEPKFHMPNSGELYNRTFGI
- the LOC129904063 gene encoding uncharacterized protein LOC129904063 isoform X2; the encoded protein is MSDQGEKTCPLCAEEMDMTDQQLRPCKCGYQVCVWCWHHIMEMAEKDETEGRCPACRSPYNKEKIVGTAATCEKMVSSEKKLTSRKGKSKTADSRKQLSSVRVVQRNLVYIVGLPLSLADEDLLQRKEYFAQYGKVLKVSMSRTAAGTIQQFTNNTCSVYITYSKEEEAVRCIQAVHGFILDGRPLRACFGTTKYCHAWLRSVPCTNPDCLYLHEIGSQEDSFTKDEVISAYTRVQQITGAVTSMQRRSGSVLPPPADDYCNNSSASAGRPFSKTATNNSATNARGSPPNSSPGRSAALPAGALWGTRALNNHLPLASASSNALLPPSATSSNGLPPASAPSSSGPLKQKAEICSPLTCSNAVANNSQVLSLPAEAGKKAIHSKESGISQEKGEIDTLEPVKLPVGADDATYSSEKPAIAIHRVSYFMNSQLHNIPSLKDKDIHLITSSSATSTFDLPLMSNGPSLPKDTYDPDTDVEKNVCSDISSFSIDKQQKSHATNEKSREPSPSQTNGKSVISADDIFISRQTSDLRLETQSQGIQDTTPEMEDDLRSFNAQRHKDPEVILEKSYSSSPSISLHSSGQLKGYSSQFANGVGPIRTNIQTFDQRADSVLHPSSIGELPNGYPENVFSCAGKYLGSTDDTYYLSNEGTRMHMDRFEGQTATADHSTTANRGENKIISNILSMDFDPWNESLASQNLVKLLGETDNQQGSRVSNSRKVQSSNQSRFSFAREEEPMNPSADSRPSSSYIDRSYSHRPLDQDFQNSRSYQLDGFGTRNGFSLFNNQESNGFADNYSHLSSNKQLVSRSQMTAPPGFSAPNRAPPPGFAYEKMEHNFASLSGTHMLDTSSLLRNEYQAPTIGNVNNGDIEFMDPAILAVGKGRVQNGLNVSSLDMSPRFPPQPSAFENEARFQLLMQRSLSLHQNQRFTDNGDNFFNDAYGISSRVVEQTLANNLSPFSQLNLPQGRNSVMSNGQWDGWNGVPSGNDLGMAELLRSERLGYNKFFNGYEEPKFHMPNSGELYNRTFGI
- the LOC129904063 gene encoding uncharacterized protein LOC129904063 isoform X1; its protein translation is MSDQGEKTCPLCAEEMDMTDQQLRPCKCGYQVCVWCWHHIMEMAEKDETEGRCPACRSPYNKEKIVGTAATCEKMVSSEKKLTSRKGKSKTADSRKQLSSVRVVQRNLVYIVGLPLSLADEDQLLQRKEYFAQYGKVLKVSMSRTAAGTIQQFTNNTCSVYITYSKEEEAVRCIQAVHGFILDGRPLRACFGTTKYCHAWLRSVPCTNPDCLYLHEIGSQEDSFTKDEVISAYTRVQQITGAVTSMQRRSGSVLPPPADDYCNNSSASAGRPFSKTATNNSATNARGSPPNSSPGRSAALPAGALWGTRALNNHLPLASASSNALLPPSATSSNGLPPASAPSSSGPLKQKAEICSPLTCSNAVANNSQVLSLPAEAGKKAIHSKESGISQEKGEIDTLEPVKLPVGADDATYSSEKPAIAIHRVSYFMNSQLHNIPSLKDKDIHLITSSSATSTFDLPLMSNGPSLPKDTYDPDTDVEKNVCSDISSFSIDKQQKSHATNEKSREPSPSQTNGKSVISADDIFISRQTSDLRLETQSQGIQDTTPEMEDDLRSFNAQRHKDPEVILEKSYSSSPSISLHSSGQLKGYSSQFANGVGPIRTNIQTFDQRADSVLHPSSIGELPNGYPENVFSCAGKYLGSTDDTYYLSNEGTRMHMDRFEGQTATADHSTTANRGENKIISNILSMDFDPWNESLASQNLVKLLGETDNQQGSRVSNSRKVQSSNQSRFSFAREEEPMNPSADSRPSSSYIDRSYSHRPLDQDFQNSRSYQLDGFGTRNGFSLFNNQESNGFADNYSHLSSNKQLVSRSQMTAPPGFSAPNRAPPPGFAYEKMEHNFASLSGTHMLDTSSLLRNEYQAPTIGNVNNGDIEFMDPAILAVGKGRVQNGLNVSSLDMSPRFPPQPSAFENEARFQLLMQRSLSLHQNQRFTDNGDNFFNDAYGISSRVVEQTLANNLSPFSQLNLPQGRNSVMSNGQWDGWNGVPSGNDLGMAELLRSERLGYNKFFNGYEEPKFHMPNSGELYNRTFGI
- the LOC129904063 gene encoding uncharacterized protein LOC129904063 isoform X3 produces the protein MLCLVPWSDIFISRVLLCVCVWCWHHIMEMAEKDETEGRCPACRSPYNKEKIVGTAATCEKMVSSEKKLTSRKGKSKTADSRKQLSSVRVVQRNLVYIVGLPLSLADEDQLLQRKEYFAQYGKVLKVSMSRTAAGTIQQFTNNTCSVYITYSKEEEAVRCIQAVHGFILDGRPLRACFGTTKYCHAWLRSVPCTNPDCLYLHEIGSQEDSFTKDEVISAYTRSRVQQITGAVTSMQRRSGSVLPPPADDYCNNSSASAGRPFSKTATNNSATNARGSPPNSSPGRSAALPAGALWGTRALNNHLPLASASSNALLPPSATSSNGLPPASAPSSSGPLKQKAEICSPLTCSNAVANNSQVLSLPAEAGKKAIHSKESGISQEKGEIDTLEPVKLPVGADDATYSSEKPAIAIHRVSYFMNSQLHNIPSLKDKDIHLITSSSATSTFDLPLMSNGPSLPKDTYDPDTDVEKNVCSDISSFSIDKQQKSHATNEKSREPSPSQTNGKSVISADDIFISRQTSDLRLETQSQGIQDTTPEMEDDLRSFNAQRHKDPEVILEKSYSSSPSISLHSSGQLKGYSSQFANGVGPIRTNIQTFDQRADSVLHPSSIGELPNGYPENVFSCAGKYLGSTDDTYYLSNEGTRMHMDRFEGQTATADHSTTANRGENKIISNILSMDFDPWNESLASQNLVKLLGETDNQQGSRVSNSRKVQSSNQSRFSFAREEEPMNPSADSRPSSSYIDRSYSHRPLDQDFQNSRSYQLDGFGTRNGFSLFNNQESNGFADNYSHLSSNKQLVSRSQMTAPPGFSAPNRAPPPGFAYEKMEHNFASLSGTHMLDTSSLLRNEYQAPTIGNVNNGDIEFMDPAILAVGKGRVQNGLNVSSLDMSPRFPPQPSAFENEARFQLLMQRSLSLHQNQRFTDNGDNFFNDAYGISSRVVEQTLANNLSPFSQLNLPQGRNSVMSNGQWDGWNGVPSGNDLGMAELLRSERLGYNKFFNGYEEPKFHMPNSGELYNRTFGI